A single genomic interval of bacterium harbors:
- the trpS gene encoding tryptophan--tRNA ligase: protein MRRRTVLTGDRPTGPLHVGHYVGSLKNRLLLQQDSDQFIMLADLQALTDHVDNPEKVRENVIEVLLDYLSIGIDPTQSTIFIQSLIPQIAELTVIYLNLVTVNRLKRNPTIKTEIDQKGMGTNVTAGFLMYPVHQAADITVVKANCVPVGADQLPIIEQTNEILHSFNRIYKVDLFEKVEALIPKIGYRLPGIDGKQKMSKSLNNAIFLSDSADSVLKKVMSMYTDPTHLRVQDPGKVEGNAVFTYLDVFDPDEHAVRDLKLQYQNGGLGDVTLKKRLADILNSFLDPIRARRALFEKDKEAVFKIALAGSEKVKEVAAGTMREVKEALKLVY, encoded by the coding sequence ATGCGTCGACGTACAGTTTTGACGGGAGATCGACCGACTGGTCCGTTACATGTGGGTCATTATGTGGGCTCTTTGAAAAATAGGTTATTATTGCAGCAGGACAGTGATCAGTTTATTATGCTTGCTGATCTGCAGGCTTTGACTGATCATGTCGATAATCCAGAAAAAGTGCGTGAAAATGTCATTGAAGTATTGCTTGATTATCTTTCGATCGGTATCGACCCTACACAATCGACTATTTTCATTCAATCACTCATTCCACAGATTGCCGAACTTACCGTGATCTATCTTAATCTGGTTACCGTTAATCGCTTAAAACGGAATCCAACGATCAAAACTGAAATTGATCAAAAAGGGATGGGCACCAACGTGACGGCAGGATTTTTAATGTATCCTGTGCACCAGGCGGCAGATATCACCGTGGTAAAAGCAAACTGTGTTCCTGTTGGCGCAGATCAACTGCCAATTATTGAACAGACGAACGAGATTTTACATTCATTTAACAGAATTTATAAAGTCGATCTTTTTGAAAAAGTTGAAGCTTTGATTCCAAAAATTGGGTATCGTTTGCCCGGTATTGATGGAAAACAGAAGATGAGTAAATCGTTGAATAATGCGATTTTTCTTTCTGACTCTGCCGATAGTGTGTTAAAAAAAGTGATGAGCATGTATACCGATCCGACACATCTTCGGGTGCAAGATCCTGGAAAAGTTGAAGGCAATGCAGTATTTACCTATCTTGATGTCTTTGATCCTGATGAGCATGCGGTGCGTGATTTAAAACTGCAGTATCAAAATGGTGGCTTGGGTGATGTGACCTTAAAAAAACGGCTTGCCGATATTTTGAACAGTTTTCTTGATCCAATCCGAGCGCGCCGAGCACTGTTTGAAAAAGACAAAGAGGCAGTTTTTAAGATTGCGCTTGCTGGGTCTGAAAAAGTAAAAGAGGTGGCAGCTGGAACCATGAGAGAGGTGAAAGAGGCGTTAAAATTGGTATATTAA
- a CDS encoding UvrD-helicase domain-containing protein: MINEQTSILQFICNQLNESQQEAALHTEGNLLVIAGAGSGKTRVITARIAYLLHDLQVPSSAIVALTFTNKAAKEMKERVSTLAPRVIHPFVGTFHGYCLSLLKKYYHNNPFTILDSSDQEKLIKNLLEKLGKKKELTPKTVLGHLSLLRNQHPYGIKPEDFPWQSDLMHDIYKLYTHEKQLCRYFDFDDLLIKTVEILQSDEPFKLKIHATVHHVLVDEYQDTNVVQHLLLKLLCPAKPVDTSARSVCVVGDEDQSIYSWRGATVANIQTFVSDFSNTKLVKIEQNYRSKQEILTVANQLIKNNPQRTPKTLWSSIEGKQSVMELECGSEYQESDAIGSALAQFWKKYPTDTAAVLYRTHTQSRPIEEMCIKYSIPYKIIGGTQFYERAEIKDLIAYLKLILNPFDQLSFFRVLNTPLRGLGEKIEELFRQAWQHEPFLNFYEITVKVMQQKLTPGKIKTLHYFLTIFHELTAQQNASEALKSIIERTGYKEYLYNTYEPENAQERLANIDELIEAAVHFAQEGSGSVQSFLEEVSLMNEKITRKDESKNVVNLMTLHAAKGLEFDFVWIAGVEEQIIPTPRSLYEKNDLEEERRLLYVGITRARSFLCLSYTKHRTIFGTPSYQQQSRFLQEISSTISLFFETSTWYLEKYTTLFKQWFAGSINGTSANQHHKNISLDKTKTVATRFVKKEVHKTSSEPKQNSNHNANQVKHIIEHQPFKIKQKVKHQAYGIGTVEMIEKKESNWYVTVRFIYGAKKILADFLREI, encoded by the coding sequence ATGATCAACGAACAAACGTCCATCTTACAGTTTATATGTAATCAACTGAATGAAAGTCAACAGGAAGCAGCATTGCACACAGAGGGCAACCTGCTTGTTATTGCTGGTGCAGGATCTGGCAAAACCAGGGTCATCACGGCCAGAATAGCGTATCTTTTGCATGATCTTCAGGTGCCATCATCGGCGATCGTTGCATTAACCTTTACCAATAAAGCCGCCAAGGAGATGAAAGAGCGGGTGAGCACACTTGCACCCCGCGTCATACACCCGTTTGTTGGAACTTTTCACGGATACTGTTTATCACTTTTAAAAAAATATTATCATAATAATCCGTTTACTATTTTGGACTCTTCAGATCAGGAAAAATTAATTAAAAATCTGCTCGAAAAGCTTGGCAAAAAAAAGGAGCTTACGCCAAAAACGGTACTGGGTCACTTATCATTGCTTCGCAACCAGCATCCATACGGAATCAAACCTGAAGATTTTCCATGGCAAAGTGACCTGATGCATGACATTTACAAACTGTACACACATGAAAAGCAGCTCTGTCGCTATTTTGATTTTGATGATCTTTTAATAAAAACGGTAGAGATACTGCAAAGCGATGAACCTTTTAAACTAAAAATCCATGCAACGGTACATCATGTTCTGGTGGATGAGTATCAGGATACTAACGTTGTGCAACACCTGTTATTAAAACTCCTCTGCCCAGCAAAACCGGTTGATACATCGGCACGGTCAGTCTGTGTTGTTGGCGATGAAGATCAGTCGATCTATTCGTGGCGAGGAGCAACGGTTGCCAATATCCAAACATTTGTTTCAGATTTTTCAAACACAAAACTGGTGAAAATTGAACAGAACTATCGATCAAAGCAAGAAATTCTTACGGTCGCCAATCAGTTAATCAAAAACAATCCACAGCGCACACCAAAAACTCTGTGGTCCTCAATTGAAGGAAAACAGAGTGTCATGGAGCTTGAATGCGGTTCTGAATATCAGGAAAGTGATGCGATCGGTTCAGCACTTGCACAGTTTTGGAAAAAATATCCAACAGATACGGCTGCCGTGCTGTATCGCACACACACCCAGTCACGACCGATTGAAGAGATGTGCATCAAATACAGCATTCCTTACAAAATTATAGGCGGCACACAGTTTTATGAACGCGCAGAAATAAAAGATCTGATAGCATATTTAAAACTTATACTTAATCCATTTGATCAGCTTTCATTTTTCCGTGTTTTAAACACGCCATTGCGAGGCCTTGGTGAAAAAATAGAGGAGTTATTCAGACAGGCATGGCAGCATGAACCATTTTTGAATTTTTATGAGATTACAGTCAAAGTCATGCAGCAAAAACTTACGCCAGGCAAAATTAAAACATTACACTATTTTTTGACTATTTTTCATGAACTTACGGCACAACAGAACGCATCCGAAGCGTTAAAAAGTATCATCGAACGTACAGGTTACAAAGAATATCTTTACAACACCTACGAACCTGAAAATGCCCAAGAACGGCTGGCAAACATTGACGAACTTATTGAAGCGGCAGTACATTTTGCACAGGAGGGCTCCGGGTCGGTGCAATCATTTTTGGAAGAAGTTTCATTAATGAATGAAAAAATAACACGCAAAGATGAATCAAAAAATGTGGTCAACTTGATGACGTTGCATGCGGCAAAAGGTCTTGAGTTTGATTTTGTCTGGATTGCAGGCGTTGAAGAGCAGATTATTCCCACACCGCGTTCATTGTACGAAAAAAACGATCTTGAAGAGGAACGCAGGCTGCTGTATGTTGGCATTACCCGCGCACGCTCATTTTTATGCTTGAGTTACACAAAACATCGCACCATTTTTGGCACACCCTCATATCAACAACAGTCACGTTTTTTGCAGGAGATCAGCTCCACCATCTCGCTATTTTTTGAAACAAGTACCTGGTATCTGGAAAAATATACTACCCTCTTTAAACAATGGTTTGCCGGATCTATTAATGGTACCTCAGCGAATCAACACCATAAAAATATATCGCTTGATAAAACAAAAACTGTAGCTACAAGGTTTGTGAAAAAAGAGGTACACAAAACCTCATCTGAACCAAAACAGAATAGTAATCACAATGCTAATCAAGTCAAACATATAATCGAACATCAACCATTCAAAATCAAACAGAAAGTCAAACATCAAGCATACGGTATTGGAACTGTTGAAATGATCGAAAAAAAAGAAAGCAACTGGTATGTTACTGTCCGATTTATCTATGGTGCAAAGAAGATTCTTGCAGATTTTTTAAGAGAAATATAA
- the ffh gene encoding signal recognition particle protein, whose amino-acid sequence MFDFLAKKFGDLFELFSKETTFTDENTAKILDEIKAALIDSDVPYDVVVDFTRQVKQDLLGKKVLKNVRPDEQLLKIVYERLVKFMSQGGQDCFSFEIPSVVMVMGLQGAGKTTTIAKLVHFVKTQAEKKRKNRSILVASVDFYRPAAVEQLEIVAQQAAAVFYRAQEQNPVAAAMEIYQKFKKDRYDLLFLDTAGRLHFDEQMMQELQQINQKLLPRYKILVLDAMTGQQSLSIAQTFDQKVGFYASILTKMDSNASAGAALAFRYVLKKPIWFIGTGEKLPDLQEFVPDRIAQRMLNMGDMQTLIEKIDDKIHAAEQEKMNKALLSDAMSLEDFGLQIDMMNKVGSLSSLMKYIPGIANKLSAEQIDAGEREVKRFRAIISSMTPKERKDVTVLNDSRKQRIAVGSGTTVQDVLILLQRFEQVKQYAKLLKKSGPFGGLFR is encoded by the coding sequence ATGTTTGATTTTTTAGCAAAAAAATTTGGTGATCTGTTTGAACTATTTTCAAAAGAGACTACCTTTACCGATGAAAATACCGCAAAGATTCTTGATGAAATTAAGGCAGCATTGATTGATTCTGATGTTCCCTATGATGTGGTGGTTGATTTTACCAGGCAGGTCAAACAGGATCTTTTGGGTAAAAAAGTTTTGAAGAACGTTCGACCTGATGAACAGCTGTTAAAAATCGTGTATGAACGGCTTGTCAAATTTATGAGCCAGGGTGGACAGGACTGTTTCTCTTTTGAGATTCCATCGGTTGTGATGGTCATGGGACTACAAGGAGCAGGAAAAACGACGACAATTGCAAAACTTGTTCATTTTGTAAAAACGCAAGCTGAAAAGAAACGCAAAAATCGTTCGATTTTGGTTGCCTCGGTTGATTTTTACCGTCCTGCAGCGGTCGAACAGCTTGAAATTGTTGCACAACAGGCAGCAGCAGTCTTTTACAGGGCACAGGAACAAAATCCAGTTGCTGCAGCAATGGAAATTTATCAGAAGTTTAAAAAAGATCGATATGACCTCCTGTTTTTGGATACAGCCGGTCGTTTGCATTTTGATGAACAGATGATGCAAGAGTTGCAGCAGATCAATCAAAAGCTTTTACCTCGTTATAAGATTCTGGTACTTGATGCAATGACAGGACAGCAGTCATTGTCGATTGCACAAACGTTTGATCAGAAAGTTGGTTTTTATGCATCTATTTTGACCAAAATGGACAGTAATGCAAGTGCAGGTGCTGCGCTTGCCTTCCGTTATGTACTCAAAAAGCCTATCTGGTTCATTGGAACGGGAGAAAAGTTGCCAGATCTGCAAGAGTTTGTTCCAGATCGTATCGCCCAACGGATGTTGAATATGGGTGATATGCAAACGTTGATTGAAAAGATTGATGATAAAATACATGCGGCTGAACAAGAAAAGATGAATAAGGCACTTCTTTCTGATGCTATGAGTTTGGAAGATTTTGGCCTTCAAATTGATATGATGAACAAGGTTGGTTCCCTTTCGAGTCTCATGAAATATATTCCAGGCATTGCTAACAAGCTTTCAGCAGAGCAGATTGATGCGGGTGAGCGAGAGGTAAAAAGATTTCGAGCCATTATCAGCTCAATGACTCCAAAGGAGCGTAAAGATGTTACTGTATTGAATGATTCTCGCAAACAGAGAATTGCGGTAGGATCAGGGACAACTGTTCAAGATGTTCTGATTTTGCTTCAACGATTTGAACAAGTTAAACAATATGCTAAACTATTAAAAAAATCAGGTCCTTTTGGTGGTTTATTTCGTTAA
- the hflX gene encoding GTPase HflX, with product MGNQFKLTPSVQEPATLLVGILSPQHTPSYPDAYFQEFLSLARTNQVDTTHNIFVKLRSIDAGYYLTKGKLEEIRDYCEKEKIERVIFSESLSPQQERNLEDLLNCTIIDRTELILQIFEKAAHTAEGKIQVEMAALKYRKSRLAGKGVHLGQQRGGFGFYAGPGETAKEREMQYIEGLLIKLEKNLDHLNQIRATQRKQRLEKNVPHVCLVGYTNAGKSSILNALTNSTVLAEDKLFATLDTTTRELFINHKKIGLISDTVGFIQNLPHQLIAAFKSTLHELQYAHLLLHVIDLSDPNWKDHIKVTQKTLKDLGVDKPTLFVFNKIDKINENDPLLAEVESYKPHVLISTLHKDSIKTLSEYIETWHVTKTA from the coding sequence ATGGGTAATCAGTTCAAACTCACCCCTTCTGTTCAGGAACCAGCAACATTATTGGTGGGGATTTTGTCACCACAACACACACCCTCGTATCCGGATGCATATTTTCAGGAATTTTTGAGCCTTGCGCGCACCAATCAGGTTGACACCACACACAACATATTTGTTAAACTTCGCAGTATTGATGCTGGATATTATCTGACAAAGGGCAAACTTGAAGAGATCAGGGACTACTGTGAAAAGGAAAAAATTGAGCGCGTTATTTTTTCTGAATCACTTTCACCACAACAGGAACGAAACTTAGAGGATCTGTTAAACTGCACCATCATTGACAGAACTGAACTCATTTTGCAGATTTTTGAAAAAGCAGCACACACAGCAGAAGGTAAAATTCAGGTCGAAATGGCTGCTTTGAAATATCGAAAATCACGACTTGCAGGAAAAGGAGTTCATCTTGGTCAACAGCGTGGCGGCTTTGGTTTTTATGCAGGACCAGGTGAAACTGCAAAAGAACGGGAGATGCAGTACATTGAAGGCCTGTTGATAAAACTTGAAAAAAACCTTGATCATTTAAATCAGATTCGCGCAACACAGCGAAAACAGAGGCTTGAAAAAAATGTTCCGCATGTCTGCCTGGTTGGGTACACCAACGCTGGCAAATCATCAATCTTGAATGCATTAACAAACAGTACTGTTTTGGCTGAAGATAAACTTTTTGCCACGTTGGATACCACAACACGTGAACTGTTTATCAATCATAAAAAAATTGGACTCATTTCTGATACTGTCGGATTCATCCAAAATCTGCCCCACCAACTGATTGCAGCATTCAAGTCAACACTACATGAACTTCAATATGCACATCTTTTGTTGCATGTAATCGACCTTTCTGATCCAAACTGGAAAGATCATATCAAAGTTACACAAAAAACCTTAAAAGATCTGGGAGTTGATAAACCGACGCTTTTTGTGTTTAACAAAATCGACAAAATCAATGAAAATGACCCTCTATTGGCCGAAGTTGAGAGTTACAAACCACACGTACTTATTTCAACGTTACACAAGGACTCAATAAAAACACTTTCGGAATATATTGAAACATGGCATGTAACAAAAACTGCTTGA